The DNA region CGGTTACGCGCTCGGCGAAAACCGTCCGCGTACCCGGAACCGTCTGAAGCACCGCTTCCAGGCGTCTTCCGATATCCTCGATCTGCGCGAGATCGGGGCCGAAAATCTTGATGCCGACCGGAGTGCGGATACCGGTCGAGAGCATGTCGATCCGGTTCTTGATCGGCATGGTCCATGCGTTGGCGACGCCGGGAAGGCGGACCTTCCTGTCCATCTCATCGACCAGCTTTTCCCAGGTCATGCCCGGCCGCCACTCGGATTCCGGCTTCAACATCACCGTCGTTTCGCCCATGCTGAAAGGGGCCGGATCCGTCGAGGTCTCGGCCCGCCCGGCCTTGCCGAACACCCACGCCACTTCGGGAAAGGTCTTGAGGATACGGTCCTGAATCTGCAGCAGCCGCGCCGCCTGGGTGACCGAAATGCCCGGCAGCGTCGTCGGCATGTAAAAAATCATTCCCTCGTTCAGCGGCGGCATGAACTCGGAGCCGAGGCGAAGGAAAACCGGCACGGTGACCGCCAGCAAGGTCAGCGCCGCTGCGATCGTGATCATCCTGAAGCGCAACACCGCGCGCACGACCGGCGTATAGAGAGCGATCAGGACGCGGTTGACCGGGTTTCTCGCCTCGGGCCGGATCCGGCCGCGGATGAGCAGGAGCATCAGCACCGGGGCGAGCGTGATCGACAGGAACGAGGCGAAGAACATGGCGAAGGTCTTGCTGTACGCCAGGGGCTTGAAGAGCCTCCCCTCCTGCGCCTCGAGCGTAAAGACCGGGAGGAAGGACACGGTGATGATGAGGAGCGAATAGAAGAGCGGCTTTCCCACCTCCTTGGCGGCCTCGATCAGCACCTGATTCCGGTCTCGCTGCCGGCCGGTCTCCTCCCACTGCTCCAGCCGTTTGTGGGCGTTTTCCACCATTACGATCGCTGCGTCGACCATCGCTCCGATGGCGATGGCGATGCCGCCCAACGACATGATGTTCGACGTGAGGCCTAGGTAATAAATCCCGATAAAGGACAGGATGATGGCGATCGGAAGGGTGAGAATGGCGACGAGGGCGCTGCGGACGTGGAAGAGAAAGATCACGATCACCGCGCTGACGATGATGCTCTCCTCGATCAACTTTTCCTTCAACGTGGCGATCGATCTGAGGATGAGATCCGAGCGATCATAGGTCGTGACCATTTTCACCCCGGCGGGCAGCGAAGGCTCGATCTCCTTGATTTTCGCCTTGACCCGGTCGATCAGGTCGAGCGCGTTTTCACCGTGACGCATCACCACGATCCCGCCGACCACTTCGCCCTTCCCGTCGAGCTCCGCGATCCCGCGGCGCATGTCGGGCCCGAGCGCCACCGTAGCAATGTCGCGAACGAGGATCGGCGTGCCGCGATCGCCTCCGACGGCGATCGCCTCGAGGTCATGGATCGATCGGATGTACCCGCGTCCCCGAACCATGTATTCCGCGCCGCTCAGCTCGATCGATCGGCCGCCCACGTCGTTATTGCTCATTCGGATCGCGTCGATGACGCTTTTGATCGGCAGCCGATAGGCGAGCAGCTTGTTGGGATCGAGATTGACCTGATACTGGCGCACGAATCCGCCGATGCTCGCCACTTCCGCAACGCCTTCCACGCTGCCGATTTGATAGCGGAGATACCAGTCCTGGAGACTGCGGAGCTGGGCGAGATCGTGCCTGCCGGATTCGTCCACGAGCGCGTACTGAAAAACCCAACCCACGCCGCTCGCGTCGGGTCCGAGAGTCGGAGTCACCCCTTTCGGAAGCTTGTTGGCGACCTGGTTCAGGTACTCCAGCACCCGGCTCCGGGCCCAATAGATGTCCGTGCCATCCTCGAAGATCACATAGACGTACGAAAAGCCGAAATCGGAGAATCCCCGGACGAACTTGACCTTCGGGGCCGAGATCATCGTCGTCACGATGGGATAGGTGATCTGATCTTCGATGATCGTAGGGTTGCGGCCCATCCAGGGGGTGTAAACGATCACCTGCACGTCCGACAAATCCGGAATGGCGTCCAGGGGCGTATTCCTCAGGCACCAGATTCCGGCCGCGCCCAGAAAGAGCACCATCAGAAAGACGAGGAATTTGTTCCTGGCACTCCCTTCGATGATTCTTTCGATCATTGACGTGTCCTACTGAGCCGTGATGGTAAACTTCTCCTGAATCGGTTTTTGCCCGCTGCGCTCCACCACTACGACGAGGTCCCATCCTCCCGCCATGGCGAAGCTCACGGTCGCCTCGTAAACGCCGCCATTGACGTGCCTCGCCGTCGTCTTTAGCGGGGCCATTCCGGGCATGTTCATGACGGCGGTGATTCGCACCACGGCGTCCTGCACGGGGTTCCCCTTGGCGTCGCGAACCGTCAATCGCACCACGTTTTCCCCGAGCTTCGGTTTTGCGGGTCGGGTTTCAAGAGACAGGTTCAGGCCCCCTGCTTTTTTCTCCGCCGGGCCGGCAGCGGCCGGGGCAGCCTGCGGCCCGCCCCCCATCTCCATATCGGGCATGCCGGCCATTGCCCCCATCGCCTCGTGCAGTCGGCTTTCTGAATCCAGCAAGAAATTCGCGCTCGCGATGATGCGCTCGCCCGCCTCGAGACCTGAGAGAACTTCGTAATATCCGTCGAACCTGGCTCCCGTCTTGACCTCGACCGGCTGGAACCGGCCTTCGCCTTTGTCGAGAAAGACGACTTTTCTGACACCGGAATCGAGAACTGCTTCCACCGGAACGGCCAGCTTCCGGCCCGCCGGTATTTCGATCTCCACGTTGGCGTACATTTCCGGCTTGAGAGCGTAGTCCGGGTTCGGAAATTCCAGCCGCACCTTTGCGGTGCGGGTTTTCTCGTCCAGCACGGGAGAGATCCAAGAGACGCGCCCGGTGAACGTTCGCCCGGGAAAATACGAAAGGCTGATCGTCGCCTTCTGGCCCGGTCGGACCGCGCCGAGCTCGTACTCGTAGACGTCGGCGTTGACCCAGACCCTGGAAAGATCGGCGATCGTGTACAGTTCCTTGTCCGGCATGACCTTCATCCCTTGAAAAACGTCTTTCTTGAGAACGAACCCGCTGATCGGGGAATGAAACGTGAGAGTGGTCTGCGGCTTGCCGTTTTTCTCCAGCGCCGCGATTTGGTCGTCGGTTATGTCCCACAAAGCGAGCCTGCGCCGGGCAGCCTGCAAAAGCGACGCCGATCCCCTGCTGATCTCTTTCAGGGAGCTCGAGCCCAAGGTCTCCTCCGCTTTCAACGCAAGGAGATACTCCTCCTGGGTCGAGACGAGATCGGGGCTGTAGAAGGCAAAAAGAGGCTCGCCCTTCTTCACGAGCTTGCCCGTGTAGTTGACGAAGAGCTTGTCCACCCATCCATCAACCTTGCTGAACACTTGAGCCACCTTGGTCTCATCGTAGGTCACGATCCCCACGGTCCGGATCTTCCGAGCGAGCGGACGGATTTCAGCGACAGCCGTGCGTATTCCGACCAGCTGTTGCCGCTCGGGTCTCACGCCCACCGCCCCACCGGACATGTCGTGTCCTTCCATCGCCGCGGGACTGGACTGCGCCGCCGCGTGAGACGCAGCAGGTTCATCGCTTCCCGGAGCTGTACGACCGAGCCAGTATCCGATGGCGAAAACCGCCAGCACCAAACCCAAAAGACTCACTATCCTCACGGTTCTCATGGCATTCTCCGCGTGTTGTTCAACCGATCCTTCATTCTAGATCCGTCCCGACGACCCGCTCGAGCTCCGCCAGACTCTGCACCAGGCCCA from Candidatus Zixiibacteriota bacterium includes:
- a CDS encoding CusA/CzcA family heavy metal efflux RND transporter, yielding MIERIIEGSARNKFLVFLMVLFLGAAGIWCLRNTPLDAIPDLSDVQVIVYTPWMGRNPTIIEDQITYPIVTTMISAPKVKFVRGFSDFGFSYVYVIFEDGTDIYWARSRVLEYLNQVANKLPKGVTPTLGPDASGVGWVFQYALVDESGRHDLAQLRSLQDWYLRYQIGSVEGVAEVASIGGFVRQYQVNLDPNKLLAYRLPIKSVIDAIRMSNNDVGGRSIELSGAEYMVRGRGYIRSIHDLEAIAVGGDRGTPILVRDIATVALGPDMRRGIAELDGKGEVVGGIVVMRHGENALDLIDRVKAKIKEIEPSLPAGVKMVTTYDRSDLILRSIATLKEKLIEESIIVSAVIVIFLFHVRSALVAILTLPIAIILSFIGIYYLGLTSNIMSLGGIAIAIGAMVDAAIVMVENAHKRLEQWEETGRQRDRNQVLIEAAKEVGKPLFYSLLIITVSFLPVFTLEAQEGRLFKPLAYSKTFAMFFASFLSITLAPVLMLLLIRGRIRPEARNPVNRVLIALYTPVVRAVLRFRMITIAAALTLLAVTVPVFLRLGSEFMPPLNEGMIFYMPTTLPGISVTQAARLLQIQDRILKTFPEVAWVFGKAGRAETSTDPAPFSMGETTVMLKPESEWRPGMTWEKLVDEMDRKVRLPGVANAWTMPIKNRIDMLSTGIRTPVGIKIFGPDLAQIEDIGRRLEAVLQTVPGTRTVFAERVTGGYYLDFELRREEVARYGLALDEVQAVIESAVGGEAISTTVEGRERYPISVRYARELRDDPERLKRVLVPAMNGAQVPLAQLAEIRVVSGPAMIRDEDAQLAGYVYVDMAGRDIGGYVEEAKKKVAEQVKLPPGYTLSWSGQYEYMQRVKERLLYVVPLTLLLIFVLLYLNLQSTAKCLVVLLAVPFSLIGAIWCLYLLGYHLSVAVWVGIIALAGVDAETGVIMLLYLDQAYERRRMEGRMSTIEDLREAISEGAVKRIRPKMMTVMAILMGLLPIMWSHGAGADVMKRIAAPMIGGVVSSFALELMVYPVIFEIWRGWSLRRPPANMRAG
- a CDS encoding efflux RND transporter periplasmic adaptor subunit, which produces MRTVRIVSLLGLVLAVFAIGYWLGRTAPGSDEPAASHAAAQSSPAAMEGHDMSGGAVGVRPERQQLVGIRTAVAEIRPLARKIRTVGIVTYDETKVAQVFSKVDGWVDKLFVNYTGKLVKKGEPLFAFYSPDLVSTQEEYLLALKAEETLGSSSLKEISRGSASLLQAARRRLALWDITDDQIAALEKNGKPQTTLTFHSPISGFVLKKDVFQGMKVMPDKELYTIADLSRVWVNADVYEYELGAVRPGQKATISLSYFPGRTFTGRVSWISPVLDEKTRTAKVRLEFPNPDYALKPEMYANVEIEIPAGRKLAVPVEAVLDSGVRKVVFLDKGEGRFQPVEVKTGARFDGYYEVLSGLEAGERIIASANFLLDSESRLHEAMGAMAGMPDMEMGGGPQAAPAAAGPAEKKAGGLNLSLETRPAKPKLGENVVRLTVRDAKGNPVQDAVVRITAVMNMPGMAPLKTTARHVNGGVYEATVSFAMAGGWDLVVVVERSGQKPIQEKFTITAQ